ATGCGATCCTCGCTGGGAGTGAACCAAGTTAAACCCCCAGCGCGACCGCGAGGAATAATACTAATTTTTTGGACGGGATCGTAATCCGGCATTAAAGCACCCACCAAAGCATGACCAGCTTCATGGTAAGCAACTAAAGTTTTGCGTTTTTCGCTCATGACGCGATTTTTCTTCTCAGGACCGGCTAGAACACGATCGATCGCATCGTTGATCTCATCCATGGAAATCTCGGTTAAATTGCGACGTGCCGCTAAAATTGCGGCTTCGTTGAGCAAATTAGCCAGATCCGCACCGGTAAAACCGGGGGTACGACGAGCGATTTTATCGAGATCCACGTCTTGGGCCAAAGTTTTGCCTCTGGAGTGGACATTAAGGATTTCCTTACGGCCGGCGTAATCCGGACGATCCACCACCACTTGGCGATCAAAACGACCCGGACGTAATAAAGCGGCATCCAGCACATCGGGGCGGTTAGTGGCGGCGATAATGATAATACCTGTATTACCTTCAAAACCGTCCATTTCCGTTAATAATTGGTTGAGGGTTTGTTCCCGTTCATCGTTACCCCCCCCTAAACCGGCGCCCCGTTGACGACCGACAGCATCAATCTCATCGATAAAAACTATACAAGGTGCATTCGCTTTCGCTTGTTCAAATAGGTCGCGGACGCGAGAAGCACCCACCCCGACGAACATTTCCACAAATTCCGAACCGGAAATGCTAAAAAACGGGACTCCCGCTTCGCCAGCTACTGCGCGAGCGAGCAGGGTTTTACCTGTCCCCGGAGGACCGACTAAAAGGACTCCTTTGGGGATTTTTGCCCCAATTGCCGTGAAGCGATCGGCATTTTTGAGGAAGTCCACCACTTCGTTTAATTCTAATTTTGCCCCTTCAATCCCGGCCACATCACCGAAAGTAACCTGGGTTTGGGGTTCCATCTGTACTCTTGCTTTCGATTTGCCGAAGTTCATCGCTTGGGAACCGGGGCCACTTTGGGCGCGACGGAGCAAGAAAAATAGACCAACAAGAAGCAATATAGGGAAAAATAGGCTACTGAAGGCTCTTACCCATACTCCTTCTTCTCTTTGGGGCAGTACGGAAATATCAACGTTATTTTCCGCCAAGATGTTGATTAATTGCGGATCGTTGGGCAGGTTAACTAATACATTTGCTCCATCTTGGGTGGGTACGATCGCCCGTTGCCGGTCGGCACTTAAGCGCACGGTTTCTACTTTACCTTCCCGTACTTCCTGTAAAAATTCGCTATACTTCCAAGTTTGTTGCACTGTTGGCTGGCGATCGAAGAAAGCTGAGGCCAAGGCAAGGACTACGATTAACAATAGGGCATATAGTCCCGCATTGCGCCATTTTTTGTTATTACCGTTTTTGTTCACGCTGTCGAACTCCTGATAAATTGAGGATGATCTTATCGGTTGTTAAGGGGTTGTTAATTTATGTTAACGTTTCTCAGGAACAGTGGACAGGTTTTTTTTTAATATGCCCGTTCTGGTCCTCAATGGGGGTTAGCTGTTGGGGGTTGGCAGTGGGGGAGCGGGGAGCGGGGGAGAAAAAAGCTGATAACTGATAACAAGGACTGCATCCAAAACCTAATTTGTTCGGACAAGAGCTTTCATGTACTTAGTTTCTAGCCTTCTTTTTCGGGGGGAGAATTGCCAGATTCTTGACTGGGAGCCTTTTGAACCCCCCAAAAATTGATTATACAAGGGAGCTAATCAATGATAAAGTCTTGAAGCCTTTGTCAAAAATGAGCTTATTTTTTCGAGAAATTACTGCATTTTTAACATCCATTCTACCGCTCGTTCATACAGTTCTAAATTACCGGTTTTTATCAAGGCATTAGCGGCTTTTTGCAAATAGTTAAGGCTCACTACTCGACTACTAGGATTTTTATCATCGTAGGTGGCAAGCGCCAAATTATAATAAGCTTCGCCATAATTTGGCTGATAAGTAATTGCTAATTGATAATCGGTGATCGCTCCCTTCTTATCGCCTATTTTTTCCTTAACTAAACCTCGATTATAGTAAGCTTCAGCATAGTTAGACTGGAGAGAAATAGCCATATTTAAATCCTCCAAAGCACCAGCATTATCTCCCAAATCAAAGCGAATAACTCCCCGGTTATTATAGGCGATCGGATTATTGGAATTCAATCTAACTGCCCTATCTAAATCCTCTAAAGCACCTTCCTTATCCCCAGTTTGTCGTCGAATAATACCACGATTATTATAGGCGATCGGATTGGCCGATATTCTCGGTGTTACTTGTACATTATCGGGAATAGTAGCGGTATCCGTGCGTGCATTTCCCCGATTACTATACACCGTCACATCGATAGGATTAATGCTCAAAGATTGCAGATAATCTGTAATCGCTCCTTGATCATCTCCCACGTCAGCGCTACTATTACCACGACTATAGAAAATTCTCGCATCACGGACTTTTTGTAGAAATACATTATAATCCTCGATCGCTCCCTGTTTATCCCCTTTTTCAAAACGCGCATTAGCCCGTTTATGATAGCCTTCTGGATCGTTAGGATAGGCAACTATATAAGTAGTATAATCTCTTTCGGCCGCAGCAAAATTTTTCAAGGCAAAATAAGCATCTCCCCGGGCCTGAGCATGACAAGAGAGGTTATAATTAGGACGAAAATCGGTTTCTCTGGAGTCATAAAAATAATTTCTGTCGGCAGATTCTTGGATATTTTCGCTACAGACAGAGCGAGAAGTAAAACTAGGTGTATTGATCCGATCATCTTGGTCTAAGGCAATATTATAATTATCTACTGCCTCCTGATAACGCCCTAATTTATACAGCACTAATCCCCGATGATAGTGAGCGGCTGCATCATGACGATTTCGTGCCACTGCTGCAGTAAAATCCTCTAAAGCTCCTGCGTATTCTTGATATTTATTGGCCCGCATTAACCCCCGATATACATAAGCTTTTGCGTCTTGGGGTTGCAGATAAATTGCTTGGTTATAATCTTGAATTGCCCCTTGATTATTGTTGAGTCTTAGGTGAGCATAACCCCGTTTAAGAAATGCTCTAGCATGGGGAATTTTATCGTAGTTGGGATTAATACGGATGACAAGTGCTAAGTCTTTGATGGCTCCATTATAATACTCGATCGCTGTTTGATATCCTTCCGGGGAATTATTCGATAAATTGGCTAATTCTACTTCCTCGTCAGCCATTTCAATTTGTACTCTGGCACGGTTTTGATAACTGCTAGGAGCATTCTTGGCTAAAAATAGTTTGGGTGAGCATTTTAAAACGATTTTATAATCCTTAAAAGCATCTCGTTTTCTCCCTATCTTTTCTAAAGCTATGGCCCGATTATAATAGAGTTCAATTAGATCGGGTTTGTATGAAATAGCCAGGTCATAATCTTTGATGGCCGCCGCATAATTGCCTAAGTGAGAGTAAAGGTTTCCTCGATGATAATAGCCGCGATAATTTTCAGTTTCATAACCGATGAAACGCTGGTAATAATCTAAAGCCAAGGATTGATGACCGAGCAAAGAGGCAATAACTGCTAGGTTAAAGTAAACTTCGCTTTTATTGGGATTATATTTAAAGGCTTGCTGAAAATCTGATCGAGCAGCTTCTAATAATTTTAGCTGACGCTGCTCCTTGGCTATGGCTAAATTTAACACACCTCTTTGATAATAGGCTTGGGCTAGTAACTCTCGATCTTTGAATCCGGGAGCATTATAATTACTATACCAAATGTATTGACTGAAATCATCGATCGCACCGTTTCGATCGTTGATTTTTTCTCGCGCCATTCCCCGTTGAAGATAAAGTTTAATCGTACTAGGATCGCTAGGATAGACTCGCAGAGTGGCCGAATAATTAGCAATTTCTCTTTGGAGAGCATTTGTATCAACTTCTTCCCTAGAAATGACAGGACATTGCAGGTTTTCTACCGCTTTAACCGAATTAACTTCTAAACCAAATAATCCCCAAAACAACAGGGGAGAAAATAAAAATATTTTTCTAAAAAGCTTGACATTTAAACCGTTTTGTGCTAAAGGAGTCGGGATGGCTTGATCTGTCGATGTTTTAGGAATTAAGGATTGTTGTGGCATGATGATTAAAAAAATTTGTAGTAAACTCAAATCTGAATTGCATCACTATCCGATCATATTTAATAAAATACCTCAAAGGGGGTTCGATAGTCAAGACATTTTCGGGGACGATTGTTAATTGACTCCACGACTTTTTCGACTTTATACCGTTGGCTCGCCTAGACTTTTTATAGCAAATTAGTAGTTTTAATCAGCTTAAAAACTTAGATAGTATGGAATCGAATAAAGCAAAAATAGGCCCTCTTGGGTTTGCTGGGTACGAGCGAATAGAACGAACCACAAAGACACAAAGGACACAAAGATCGATCGCTCCTATATTAAGTTAAACTGATCAGACGAAGAATAAGAGAGTCAAAATTAATAGACCTCCCGCAAAAGTAAGTTCTCGATCCGCTATCGGGTCAAAATATCTAAAAGCACAGATAAATTTGACATCATCTTCGGTTTTATGGGTAGGATAGTTGTCTCTTGTCTTTTTTCTCCTCCTGTCTCGGAGTTTCCTCACCTAACGGAAGATTTTTGATTTTTACAGGAGAGCTTTTGATCTCAAACAGCCAAACTAACTCGATAAAATAAAAATTAATGGCAGTAAGGAGATAAAAGTTATGGCTGAGTCAAAAAACTGGGATTTTCAGAGATTTTGGCAAACTCTCGACTATTTTGATAGTATTCCCCTCTGGAGTTGTCTGCAAAAGCTGCTCGGTTTCGGGGAAGATAAAAAAATTCAGCTAACAAATGAGCAAGGCATGAAGACTATTTTAGTCATTGGTGGTGAAAATGCGATCGGTAGAAAGGTAATCGCTCAACTACAGCAGCAAAACTATCAAATTCGCGCTTTAGTCGATAATATCGAGTCTGCACGTCAATTATTCGGCGAAAATGTCGATTTATTCGCTCTGGAAACCCCGCAATTATTCACGGGGATTGATGAGATTATCTACTGTCAAGGGGAGAATAACCGCCATAATTTAGCTAATTTACTCGATTTACTGAAAAATGCTGGTGTAACCGCCGAAAAAACCCTCTTTGACTTTAGCAATCCCAGCAGTGATATAAAAGAAATCTGGGGTGCGGTGGATGATGTGGTGATGGGAGGAGTGAGCGAGAGTCAGATAACCCTGACTAGAGGACGAGCGCTCTTTTCTGGTATCGTTAGAACCGAAAATAACGGCGGTTTTGCCTCAGTTCGTACCAGAAACCTGAATCCTCCCCTAAATTTATCTAACTACGAGGGAATAGAATTACAGGTACAAGGGGACGGAAAACGCTATAAATTAATTCTGCGCTGTGAAGGACGTTGGGATGGTATCGGTTACTGTTATTCTTTTGATACATTTGATCGCACCCTGCAAAAGATTTCTATTCCCTTTCGCGATTTAATCCCAGTGCTGCGGGCCAAAACGATGAGAGATGTAGTACCCTTTGATAGCAGTAGCGTCTATGCTTTGCAGTTAATGCAGAGTAAATTCGAGTACGATGGGGCCTTAAATCCCCGTTTCTCTCCGGGGTTATTTGCTTTAGAAATTGTCACAATTAAAGCCTACGGTGGCAAAAATCGCTTAATTATCGTTAAAGAAGGAGAAATCGCCGAAAAAAGCCTCTTAGATGCTAGTGGTTATCCCTACGAAGCGATCGATTCTGCCCAGATTTTCGCTAAACTTAATTAATTTAAATAAGCTTGGATCTCAAGTTAAACTACAGAACATCGGGTTAAGATCATGACTATCGGGAGCATAATTAAGGAGGTATGTTCATGAGTGAACAGAATCCCTACGAACAACTTGGGGTTACTGAAGAATCCTCTTTTGAAGAAATTCAAGAGGCCAAACAAAGACTGGTGCAACAGTATCAAAATGATAGCAAAATTGTCGAATTGATCGAGGCGGCCTACGATTCCGTCCTCATGGATCGACTGCGGATGCGACAGGAGGGTAGAATTAAAGTTCCCGATCGCATTCGTTTTCCCGAACGTCTGGCGATTCCGGTGGAAAGTAAACCGGTTACTAGCGGCAAATCTCCTAACTGGTGGAAAAGCTTAATCGATACACCTTCTGCACAGGATATCGGTGTACCAGCAGTGATTTACGCTTGTTTAGGAGCAATAACGCTGTTAGTTCCCGATCCTAGCGGCTCCCTCTTACCGCTGCTCTTAGCTTTTGGCGTTTTCGTTAATATCTATTTTTTCAACCGCAAAGAAAAACGTTTTGGCCGCGCCTTGCTGTTCACTCTCGCTGGTTTATTGTTAGGAGTCGCTCTGGGAGCGGGATTAGCCAGTTTAGCGGCCAAGGCTGATTGGCATATTTTCGGTGATCGCCAAATTTATGCGCTCGTCACTTTTCTGATCTTTTGGGTGATTAGTAGTTTTTTCCGTTAACCGAACGCTCGCAGGGAGCCTAAGATCACTTCCACTGCTTCCCCAAGGTTATTGACGATATAATCAGGCTCGTAGCTCTCTAAACGGGAACGGCTGCGAATCCCCGATAATACGCCAATAACCTTGATATTCTGGCTCTTAGCGGCGGCAATATCCGCTTCCGTATCCCCCACCATCCAAGTGTCGGCAGCCGCCGGCAGTTCTTTAGCGGCCTTAGCCATAAGCAGGGTTTTGTCGCGCACGTCGTTGGTTTTGGTGTAATTGTTATTTAGACAATAACGACGATTAGCGGCGAAAAAACGACCGATATCGTAGCGATTAAAGGCATGATCTAGCTCGGATACCCGCCGCATCGTCATCACGACTAAATCGATCTTTAACTCTTGGATTTTCTGGAGAGTTTCCAAAGAACCAACCACCGGGCGATCGTGGACAAGATAGGGTAAAGTATGAACAGTTTGACGACGAAGATGGGCAAATTTACGCGCTTGATCTTCATCTAATCCTGACATTTCCCCGATACGCTTCTCAGAAACCTGATCCCGTTTTAACTGCCAGAATTCCGCTTTCGATAATTCCCCGATAATTTGACCTTTATAGGCGGTTTTCTGTAAACAGTATTGATAAACTTGGTAATATCGCTCCGATACGTCCATTATCGGGCCGTCAAAGTCGCTAATTAGTCTCAACATCGTTCTAATACTTCTCGCTTTATTAATTTTTATATACAAGTTACCCTAGAGTCTTTACAATTACAAGAGTTTTGTCGGGAAAAAGATTAGGAATGAGGGAAGTGGGGAGATGGGGAGATGGGGAGATGGGGTGTGGGGTGTAGGGTGTGGGGTGTGGGGTGTGGGGGGAAATGGGGAGGTGGGGAAATTTCAACTAATACCCCAAAACCCCAACCTCCAACCCCTCACTGATTACTGATTACTGATCACTGATTACTGATCACTGATCACTGATGCTTCCCCTTCCCTAGTCTGGACGGTTAGCTTAAAATAAATGTAAGGATATGTAAACTTTCGTAACTATCTCGCCAATTGGCTAACCAATGATCCCAACAACTTCTTTATTCGCACCCGTTGACGATGATCTCCGTCTTTTGACCGATAACTTAAAAAATCTCGTCGGCGCTCGTCATCCCATTTTAGCGGCGGCAGCAGAACATTTGTTCGAGGCCGGTGGTAAACGCGTTCGACCGGCGATCGTGTTGCTGGTATCTCGCGCTACTATGTTAGACCGGGATATCACTCCCCGTCATCGTCGATTAGCGGAAATCACCGAGATGATCCACACTGCCAGTCTCGTCCATGATGATGTGGTAGATGAGGCAGAATTGCGGCGCAGTGTTCCCACCGTTAACAGTTTATTTGACAATCGTGTGGCGGTTTTAGCGGGAGATTTTCTTTTCGCTCAATCCTCTTGGTATCTAGCTAATTTAGATAATTTAGAAGTGGTAAAATTGCTCTCGGAAGTGATTCGCGATTTTGCTGAAGGGGAAATTCAACAGGGAATTAATCGCTTTGATACCAGTATCTCCTTAGAAGCTTATCTAGAAAAAAGTTACTACAAAACTGCTTCTTTAATTGCCAACAGTGCCAAAGCAGCTGGGGTATTAAGCGAGCAATCGGCCGAAGTTAATCATCATTTATATAATTATGGTCGTGATTTAGGATTAGCTTTTCAAATCGTCGATGATATTCTCGATTTTACCTCCCCCACGGAAGTATTAGGAAAACCCTCTGGCTCCGATTTGATCAGTGGTAATATCACCGCTCCTGCTCTCTTTGCCATGGAGGAAAATCCCTATATAGAAGTGTTGATCGAACGGGAATTTAGTCAGGAAGGAGACATCGAAAAAGCTCTTGACTTTATTCACTCTAGCCAAGGTATTCCTCGCTCAAAAGAATTAGCCAATCAATACGGTCAAAGTGCCTTAAAACACCTTGACTGTTTAGCTTCTTCTCCCTCAAAAGATGTGTTAATTGAGCTAGTAGATTACGTTTTGAGCCGAATTTATTAGGGAATAATAGTTCTCGCCGTAGCAATAGTCCAAGCATCGACTAATAATAAAAATAGGGTGAGAATAAAAAGAATTCCATACATCCAAGGTTGAGAAAGGGGGCGAATATCAGTCATATCCAAGTTAGTTTTTTCCTCGATTATTTTGACCATGCGATTAAATCCCACTACTCGCATCGGCAATAAATAGGCTTTTTCTGCGGAGCGATCAAGGAAATAATAAACTAAACCACCCTGTCCCGTACTGCGACATTTAAGTTCTTTTATATCTGTCCAATTTAACCACCAACCAGAGCGAAGAAAAGCGGGAAACCATTGGGGATAGGTAACTTGTATCCCTGTCTCTGATAAAATCACCCTTTCACTTAAAGCTCCGTATAAAGCGATTAATCCTAAGCTAATTCCTACCCAGAGAAAATTGGGATTAACGGGGGAATTAGTGACTTTTGCTAAAAAGGGTAAAGGGATGGTTAACGCCACATATAAACTTAATAAAGTTACCCGAATTATTGGTGAAATGCGAAAAGTTGTTGTCTCGTTCATTTGATAACCTTAATCAGTAAACAGTAAACAGTGAAAAGAAGGCTCCGAACTTGCCACTTAATACTTTAACACTTTAATACTTAATACTGCTCACTGATAACTGATAACTGATCACTGATCACTGAGTCTCCTTGTCCCCAAAAACCATCGTATTTAGTAACTTCGATATCACCAAAAACTTTGACTTGACAAGCAAGACGACGGTTATTATCGGGGTTATGGGGAGGTAAAGAAAGACGCGCTTTTTCCTGCCAATTGATAGCAGAAACTTCGCCCACAATTGCCACCGCACAGGTTCCACAGCTGCCGATGCCGCGACAATTGATTAACTTGGAACCGCCGTTATACAAAGAAATGTCATGTTTTAATAATATGCGACGGAGATTTGCCCCTCGATCGCAGGTGATTGTTTGACCGTAAACTGTTATTCTAGGCATTAGGGGCGTGATTTTAAGTGGCTACAGTTATTAATTAATATTAACACCTATTGACTATTTCTATGAACAATGGTAAGCGCATTTGGGTCTATGACACTACTCTCCGGGATGGGGCCCAGCGAGAAGGTATTTCTCTCTCCCTAGAAGATAAAATTAAAATCGCCAGGGAATTAGATCGGATGGGTATTCCTTTTATCGAAGGCGGTTGGCCCGGCGCAAACCCAAGAGACGGTCAATTTTTCTGGAAACTGCACGAAGAACCCCTAAAACAAGCAGAATTAGTCGCTTTTTGTTCCACTCGTCGCCCCCATATCGAGGCCCGGGAAGATCGGATGTTAACCGCCATTCTCGCCGCTAGAACCCGTTGGGTGACAATTTTCGGCAAATCTTGGGATCTGCACGTCACAGAGGGCTTAAAAACCAGTCTGGAGGAGAATTTAGCCATGATAGGAGATACGATCGAGTATCTACGCTGTCAGGGAAAACGAGTCATTTATGATGCCGAACATTGGTTTGATGGTTACAAAAATAACCCCGAATACGCCCTTTTAACCCTCAAAACCGCCAGGGATGCCGGGGCCGAATGGTTAGTTTTCTGTGATACCAACGGCGGCACTTTACCCCAAGAAATCGCCCCGATTGTGGAGAAAGTGCGGGAGCAATTGGATATCGATCCTGATAACGAAAATGGGACTAAATTAGGCATCCATGCCCATAATGACGCGGGAACCGCCGTAGCCAACTCCTTAGCGGCAGTTAACGAGGGCGCACGCATGATTCAAGGCACAATTAACGGTTATGGGGAACGCTGCGGCAATGCCAATTTATGTACTTTAATTCCCAATCTTCAGTTAAAAATGGGATTTTCTTGTCTAGAAGAAAATCAATTAGGCCGATTGGCGGGAACTAGCCGAAAAATCAGCGAAATGGTCAATTTAGCCCCAGATGATCATGCTCCCTTCGTCGGACGTTCCGCTTTTGCCCATAAAGGCGGTATTCACGTTTCTGCGGTGGCGAAAAATCCCCTCACCTACGAACATATTAACCCGGAAGCGATCGGGAATCAGCGCCGCATCGTCATTTCTGACCAATCGGGGTTAAGTAATGTGTTAGCGAAAGCGCGTAGTTTTGGCATCGATTTAAATAAAGATGATCCCACCTGTCGGCAAATTTTGGAACGTTTAAAAATCTTGGAAAGTCAGGGTTATCAATTTGAGGCAGCCGAAGCTAGTTTTGAGTTATTAATGCGGGAAGCTTTGGGACAGAGAAGCCACCTTTTTGAATTAAAAGGATTCCAAGTTTATTGTGATATGCTCCGGGATAGTGGTAATGCGATTGCAACAATTAAAGTACGGGTAAAAGAGGAAGATTTATTAGAAGTGGCCGAGGGTAACGGGCCTGTGGCTGCTTTAGATCTGGCTTTAAGAAAGGCTTTAGTCAAATTCTATCCCGAAATTGCTAACTTTCACCTGACCGATTATAAAGTAAGAATCCTCGATAGTGGTTCGGGGACGGCAGCGAAAACTAGGGTTTTAATCGAGTCCAGTAACGGTCAACAAAGATGGACTACTGTGGGAGTGTCTAGTAATATTTTAGAAGCTTCCTATCAAGCAGTAGTAGAAGGAATTGAATATGGTTTATATCTGCTGCAAAACAATAAACTAGAATTATCGGGTCAATTTTGTCCTTTGGGAATAATTTAGGGAACAGTTATCAGTTATCAGTAATCAGTTATCAGGAGTCAGTTATCAGTTATCAGATTTTTTATCCCCACACCCCACACCCCACTTCCTGCTCCCCTTTATGGGATTGAATGTTTACTAGGATAATAATCGGGTAACAAAAGAATTTTGCCAACGACGAGCCAAGGCCCGCAGATACATATTAACGGGAAACTGATAATATTCGATAATTAACCAGAGTAAACAAATACCATGGCAAATAAAGGTTAAAATCGACCAAAATAGAGGCACCCATGACAAAGGACTCCCCTCGACCGGAGGAAAAAGATAGGCCCCCGTAGCCACAATTGCTGTGGGAAAAATCACAAATCCTAAACCGATAATTAAGTAAAAACCTGCCATCTCCATTCCTTCTCTCGGTAAACCCTGCCAATACTTACCATTCCAATACCAAGTTAAGGGTAATTGACTATCGGCCATTTTTAAAACCTGTTGTTCTAAATTAGCAGTAAAAATGTGTTGACAAAAGTTACAAGCATAGGCTTCCATGAGTGGTAAAGTGGCGATTTTACCATGGCGACAGACGGGACAAGAATAGGTATCGTGATAGTTTAATCGGGTTGGCTCGGTCATGGTAATGTGAGTGAGAGTAAAAAAGGCCATTGCAGATAATTAACTTTTCCCTATTGATAACTAATTAAGCAAGATTAGAAGGAATTGTCCCTAGTTTTTGCAGTTGTTTTTCAATATTAGCCTTTAATTGGGTCCGGGAGATTTCTTTTCCTGTTTGAGCGGTGTGTGCATTTTCCAGAAAAATAATACTATCTACTTTTTCTACGGCAAATAATTGGAATAAAAGATGGGTTACAGGAATCAGGAGCGTTGATAGGGGGGAATTAGCAGTATTTTCAGCAGATAGGGCCATTTTTTCCGTAGCAAAGGCATAGATCACCCTTTTTTCCTGTTGCGGCTGCTGCCGATGAGCTAAGGTGGTTAGTAACCAATCACCCTGGCTATTCTGCACCACATAGTATTGTAAATGTTTTAACTGTCTAGCAAAAGCCGCGAGGACAGGATTAACCGCTTCTTCCATGACCACGGTGGCCAGTCCGTAATTGACCGCTTCTCGACTTAAAATATGCAGTTGGGCCTTTAATTTCATGGCTAATAATGTCTATAAACTAATCGATGGCGATGACATTCATTTCTTGACTCGGCAACCCCAGTTAAAATTGTCGTCTTGAAAAGATGAGGATGGAGATACCCAATAATAGACCAGTATAAACGAGACTGTAGAGGGCATTACCCATTAAGACATCAGCACTAGGCAGCAAACCATAAACGGCCTCGTTTCTAAAATTCAATCTCTCCAAATCTGGGAGAATTAGATAAATATTTTTAGTGATAGCGAGGATATTGGCATTTTTGCTGATTATACCCAATTGGATCAGATCTTTGCTGATGTGACCCATTAGATAGAACCCAAAAGTCATTAACGTGGCTATAATCGAACTGGTAAATACCCCAAAAGTGATCGCCACGGCCGCGATGAGAATTAATTCCAAACCGAGATAGAAAACCGAGACAATCAGGGGTAAAGCTTGAAAAGATACTTTCATCCCCAGCAACATCAGCAGGTAAATCACCAACATTACCCCCAACATCACCGCTAAAACCCCGGACAAACCCAAGTGTTTACCGAGGATAAATTCGGCCCGA
This portion of the Microcystis aeruginosa NIES-2549 genome encodes:
- the ftsH3 gene encoding ATP-dependent zinc metalloprotease FtsH3 — translated: MNKNGNNKKWRNAGLYALLLIVVLALASAFFDRQPTVQQTWKYSEFLQEVREGKVETVRLSADRQRAIVPTQDGANVLVNLPNDPQLINILAENNVDISVLPQREEGVWVRAFSSLFFPILLLVGLFFLLRRAQSGPGSQAMNFGKSKARVQMEPQTQVTFGDVAGIEGAKLELNEVVDFLKNADRFTAIGAKIPKGVLLVGPPGTGKTLLARAVAGEAGVPFFSISGSEFVEMFVGVGASRVRDLFEQAKANAPCIVFIDEIDAVGRQRGAGLGGGNDEREQTLNQLLTEMDGFEGNTGIIIIAATNRPDVLDAALLRPGRFDRQVVVDRPDYAGRKEILNVHSRGKTLAQDVDLDKIARRTPGFTGADLANLLNEAAILAARRNLTEISMDEINDAIDRVLAGPEKKNRVMSEKRKTLVAYHEAGHALVGALMPDYDPVQKISIIPRGRAGGLTWFTPSEDRMESGLYSRAYLQNQMAVALGGRLAEEIIFGEEEVTTGASNDLQQVARVARQMVTRFGMSDRLGPVALGRQNGNVFLGRDIASDRDFSDETAAAIDEEVRNLVEQAYRRAKEVLVNNRVILDQLAQMLVEKETVDAEELQNILANNDVKMAALA
- a CDS encoding tetratricopeptide repeat protein, with the translated sequence MPQQSLIPKTSTDQAIPTPLAQNGLNVKLFRKIFLFSPLLFWGLFGLEVNSVKAVENLQCPVISREEVDTNALQREIANYSATLRVYPSDPSTIKLYLQRGMAREKINDRNGAIDDFSQYIWYSNYNAPGFKDRELLAQAYYQRGVLNLAIAKEQRQLKLLEAARSDFQQAFKYNPNKSEVYFNLAVIASLLGHQSLALDYYQRFIGYETENYRGYYHRGNLYSHLGNYAAAIKDYDLAISYKPDLIELYYNRAIALEKIGRKRDAFKDYKIVLKCSPKLFLAKNAPSSYQNRARVQIEMADEEVELANLSNNSPEGYQTAIEYYNGAIKDLALVIRINPNYDKIPHARAFLKRGYAHLRLNNNQGAIQDYNQAIYLQPQDAKAYVYRGLMRANKYQEYAGALEDFTAAVARNRHDAAAHYHRGLVLYKLGRYQEAVDNYNIALDQDDRINTPSFTSRSVCSENIQESADRNYFYDSRETDFRPNYNLSCHAQARGDAYFALKNFAAAERDYTTYIVAYPNDPEGYHKRANARFEKGDKQGAIEDYNVFLQKVRDARIFYSRGNSSADVGDDQGAITDYLQSLSINPIDVTVYSNRGNARTDTATIPDNVQVTPRISANPIAYNNRGIIRRQTGDKEGALEDLDRAVRLNSNNPIAYNNRGVIRFDLGDNAGALEDLNMAISLQSNYAEAYYNRGLVKEKIGDKKGAITDYQLAITYQPNYGEAYYNLALATYDDKNPSSRVVSLNYLQKAANALIKTGNLELYERAVEWMLKMQ
- a CDS encoding CIA30 family protein, translated to MAESKNWDFQRFWQTLDYFDSIPLWSCLQKLLGFGEDKKIQLTNEQGMKTILVIGGENAIGRKVIAQLQQQNYQIRALVDNIESARQLFGENVDLFALETPQLFTGIDEIIYCQGENNRHNLANLLDLLKNAGVTAEKTLFDFSNPSSDIKEIWGAVDDVVMGGVSESQITLTRGRALFSGIVRTENNGGFASVRTRNLNPPLNLSNYEGIELQVQGDGKRYKLILRCEGRWDGIGYCYSFDTFDRTLQKISIPFRDLIPVLRAKTMRDVVPFDSSSVYALQLMQSKFEYDGALNPRFSPGLFALEIVTIKAYGGKNRLIIVKEGEIAEKSLLDASGYPYEAIDSAQIFAKLN
- a CDS encoding CPP1-like family protein; amino-acid sequence: MSEQNPYEQLGVTEESSFEEIQEAKQRLVQQYQNDSKIVELIEAAYDSVLMDRLRMRQEGRIKVPDRIRFPERLAIPVESKPVTSGKSPNWWKSLIDTPSAQDIGVPAVIYACLGAITLLVPDPSGSLLPLLLAFGVFVNIYFFNRKEKRFGRALLFTLAGLLLGVALGAGLASLAAKADWHIFGDRQIYALVTFLIFWVISSFFR
- a CDS encoding HAD family hydrolase yields the protein MLRLISDFDGPIMDVSERYYQVYQYCLQKTAYKGQIIGELSKAEFWQLKRDQVSEKRIGEMSGLDEDQARKFAHLRRQTVHTLPYLVHDRPVVGSLETLQKIQELKIDLVVMTMRRVSELDHAFNRYDIGRFFAANRRYCLNNNYTKTNDVRDKTLLMAKAAKELPAAADTWMVGDTEADIAAAKSQNIKVIGVLSGIRSRSRLESYEPDYIVNNLGEAVEVILGSLRAFG
- the sds gene encoding solanesyl diphosphate synthase; the encoded protein is MIPTTSLFAPVDDDLRLLTDNLKNLVGARHPILAAAAEHLFEAGGKRVRPAIVLLVSRATMLDRDITPRHRRLAEITEMIHTASLVHDDVVDEAELRRSVPTVNSLFDNRVAVLAGDFLFAQSSWYLANLDNLEVVKLLSEVIRDFAEGEIQQGINRFDTSISLEAYLEKSYYKTASLIANSAKAAGVLSEQSAEVNHHLYNYGRDLGLAFQIVDDILDFTSPTEVLGKPSGSDLISGNITAPALFAMEENPYIEVLIEREFSQEGDIEKALDFIHSSQGIPRSKELANQYGQSALKHLDCLASSPSKDVLIELVDYVLSRIY
- a CDS encoding 2Fe-2S iron-sulfur cluster-binding protein; protein product: MPRITVYGQTITCDRGANLRRILLKHDISLYNGGSKLINCRGIGSCGTCAVAIVGEVSAINWQEKARLSLPPHNPDNNRRLACQVKVFGDIEVTKYDGFWGQGDSVISDQLSVISEQY